The proteins below are encoded in one region of Lactuca sativa cultivar Salinas chromosome 3, Lsat_Salinas_v11, whole genome shotgun sequence:
- the LOC111917820 gene encoding uncharacterized protein LOC111917820 — translation MVDIVTSIRKLESCGKLPSQTEKNPNVNVVTLRSGKQTGENSSKKKPREEEEEIEIISIEDPIAKNDTQAGVPKKTTPLVTPIATHPSFPSQLATSKKNMEDKEILDTFRKVEVNIPLLDAIKQIPRYAKFLKEICTNKRKLKGSEKISMNKNASAVLQRKLPPKWKDPKMFTVPCKIGDVTFSSAMLDLGASINIMPYSVYELLNVGPLRETGVIISLADKSSVFPRGVLEDVLVQVNQLVFLVDFYVIDLDEQVSSKSVIILLGRPFLKMARIKIDLYAGSLTMEFDGETISFNIYDAMRYPSDVSSLCFIDVVEPLTQELFELCDADMLEMVLSKGFDCAELAKKLKLYSLHPEIERLVNDLEIKMTTQFSVKQIELSQTHTRLPPSLVQPPELELKVLP, via the coding sequence ATGGTAGATATAGTTACATCCATAAGGAAGTTGGAATCTTGTGGTAAACTCCcttctcaaaccgaaaagaacccTAATGTCAATGTGGTGACCTTGAGAAGTGGCAAACAAACCGGAGAAAATAGTTCGAAGAAGAAgccgagggaagaagaggaagaaatagAGATCATCTCCATTGAGGATCCCATAGCCAAGAATGACACACAAGCCGGAGTCCCAAAGAAGACTACTCCTCTAGTGACACCAATAGCCACTCACCCATCGTTCCCCTCCCAACTTGCAACTTCAAAGAAGAATATGGAGGATAAAGAGATCTTGGACACCTTCCGAAAGGTTGAAGTAAACATCCCTTTACTTGATGCAATCAAACAAATTCCAAGATATGCAAAGTTCTTGAAGGAGATTTGCACCAACAAGAGAAAGTTGAAAGGGAGTGAGAAAATCTCGATGAACAAAAATGCATCCGCGGTTTTACAAAGGAAGCTTCCACCCAAGTGGAAAGATCCCAAAATGTTCACGGTCCCTTGCAAGATTGGAGATGTCACCTTTAGTAGTGCTATGCTTGATCTTGGTGCCTCTATCAATATCATGCCTTACTCGGTGTATGAATTATTGAATGTCGGACCCTTAAGAGAAACCGGTGTCATAATATCTCTTGCGGATAAATCGAGTGTTTTTCCTAGAGGTGTTTTGGAAGATGTCCTAGTACAAGTAAACCAATTGGTCTTCCTGgtggatttctatgtgattgaccTAGATGAACAAGTATCCTCAAAATCGGTTATAATCTTACTTGGGCGACCATTCTTGAAGATGGCTAGAATAAAGATTGATCTGTATGCGGGAAGCTTAACAATGGAATTTGATGGTGAAACAATAAGTTTTAACATTTATGATGCTATGAGGTATCCCAGTGATGTTTCATCTTTGTGCTTTATAGATGTTGTCGAACCGTTGACTCAAGAATTGTTCGAGTTGTGTGATGCTGACATGTTGGAGATGGTTTTGAGCAAGGGGTTTGATTGTGCAGAATTAGCCAAGAAATTGAAGCTCTATTCGCTACACCCCGAAATTGAAAGATTAGTTAACGATTTGGAGATCAAGATGACCACCCAATTTAGTGTGAAGCAAATTGAATTATCTCAAACTCACACGAGATTGCCACCCTCCCTTGTCCAACCACCAGAATTAGAATTGAAGGTCCTTCCATAA